A stretch of the Pseudomonas sp. ACM7 genome encodes the following:
- a CDS encoding type II toxin-antitoxin system Phd/YefM family antitoxin, translating to MTALSVRAVQAVSTTAMVRGFSTRLKEISSRALECLVIVENNQPAAVIINVDAYQEMLDELKDLRVEAAAVERLTGFDQANAICHDVMRARYARKD from the coding sequence ATGACGGCATTATCAGTGCGTGCTGTCCAAGCAGTATCGACGACTGCAATGGTCAGGGGCTTCAGTACGAGACTCAAGGAGATCTCTAGCCGTGCCCTTGAGTGCTTGGTCATTGTCGAAAATAATCAGCCAGCAGCGGTCATTATCAATGTCGATGCCTATCAGGAAATGCTCGACGAGCTTAAGGATCTTCGCGTTGAAGCAGCGGCTGTGGAGCGCTTGACCGGTTTTGATCAGGCCAATGCAATTTGTCACGACGTTATGAGGGCACGGTACGCCAGGAAAGACTAG